The Saccharomonospora glauca K62 genome has a segment encoding these proteins:
- a CDS encoding phosphotransferase family protein — MSEETPPGLDPARLREHLDAERPGLVTGPLRAQLVEGGRSNLTYVVDDGTHRWVVRRPPLGHVLPTAHDMAREHTVISALGDTEVPVPPTVLLCTDESVLGAPFYVMDYVEGTPYRRRDQLEALGPDRTRRIAEAMIDTLARLHAVDYASVGLAEFGRPEGYLERQLRRWGKQLDASRSRDLPGIDTLRERLSKRLPTSSAPTIVHGDYRLDNLLVGADDEITAVLDWEMSTLGDPLTDVALLVAYTEGEALGDEISSVATAPGFPRIDDLVARYTATSGRDTSAMAWYLGFAFFKLAVILEGIYFRYRQGKTVGEGFDRLGASVAPLVARGNSVLKED; from the coding sequence ATGAGCGAGGAGACCCCACCCGGACTCGATCCGGCCCGGCTGCGGGAGCATCTCGACGCCGAGCGGCCCGGTCTGGTCACCGGACCGTTGCGCGCCCAGCTCGTGGAGGGCGGCCGGTCGAACCTGACCTACGTCGTCGACGACGGCACCCACCGGTGGGTGGTCCGCCGCCCTCCCCTGGGCCACGTCCTGCCCACGGCCCACGACATGGCGCGGGAGCACACGGTCATCAGCGCGCTCGGCGACACCGAGGTACCCGTACCGCCCACCGTCCTGCTGTGTACCGACGAGTCCGTCCTCGGCGCTCCGTTCTACGTCATGGACTACGTCGAGGGCACGCCCTACCGACGCCGTGACCAGCTCGAAGCACTCGGACCGGACCGCACCCGGCGGATCGCCGAGGCGATGATCGACACGCTGGCCCGGCTCCACGCGGTGGACTACGCCTCGGTGGGGCTCGCCGAGTTCGGCAGGCCGGAGGGCTATCTCGAACGCCAGTTGCGCCGGTGGGGCAAACAGCTCGACGCCTCGCGCAGCCGCGACCTGCCCGGCATCGACACGTTGCGGGAGCGGCTGTCGAAACGGCTCCCGACGTCATCGGCACCCACGATCGTGCACGGTGACTACCGGCTCGACAACCTCCTGGTGGGCGCCGACGACGAGATCACCGCCGTGCTGGACTGGGAGATGTCGACGCTCGGCGATCCGCTCACCGACGTCGCCCTGCTCGTCGCCTACACCGAGGGCGAGGCGTTGGGGGACGAGATCAGCAGCGTCGCCACCGCCCCCGGTTTCCCTCGCATCGACGACCTCGTGGCCCGCTACACGGCCACGTCCGGGCGGGACACCTCGGCGATGGCCTGGTATCTCGGCTTCGCGTTCTTCAAGCTCGCCGTGATCCTGGAGGGCATCTACTTCCGCTACCGGCAGGGCAAGACCGTCGGTGAGGGCTTCGA